Proteins encoded within one genomic window of Primulina tabacum isolate GXHZ01 unplaced genomic scaffold, ASM2559414v2 Contig972, whole genome shotgun sequence:
- the LOC142535353 gene encoding uncharacterized protein LOC142535353, translating to RTKEFSQLLKLKDSGEFKWEDSHQQAFDPHLSGRIGKWSLVLTEFTLTYYPQKSVKGQAIADFLADHPLLDEFIGEQVGFQVCGVEVRLWELKFDGSSTETAAGAGIVITFPRGVKKSLSFNLGFPCNNKQAEYEALFIGLEILKDLGVKELLISGDSQLVLKQLSGELKCTSLSLPPYYTVVSQLLDDFEEVSLVHVPRQENWVADELAQVSSGLKMSPELIHRLVLIQKSILQFSK from the exons GGAGAACGAAGGAGTTTTCACAGCTGCTGAAGCTCAAAGATAGCGGGGAGTTCAAGTGGGAAGATTCGCATCAGCAAGCTTTTGAT CCCCATCTCTCTGGGAGAATTGGCAAATGGTCTTTAGTATTGACCGAGTTTACATTGACCTACTACCCCCAAAAATCAGTAAAAGGCCAAGCTATAGCCGATTTTTTAGCTGATCATCCATTGCTTGATGAGTTTATTGGAGAGCAGGTTGGTTTTCAAGTTTGTGGAGTGGAAGTTCGACTATGGGAGTTGAAGTTCGATGGATCAAGTACAGAGACGGCAGCCGGAGCTGGTATTGTGATCACCTTCCCAAGAGGTGTGAAAAAATCTCTATCTTTTAATTTGGGTTTTCCATGTAACAACAAGCAGGCGGAATACGAAGCACTGTTCATCGGATTGGAAATTCTGAAAGATTTAGGGGTGAAAGAATTGTTAATATCAGGGGATTCTCAGCTGGTACTCAAACAGCTATCAGGGGAGTTGAAATGCACAAGTTTGTCATTGCCTCCATACTATACCGTGGTATCCCAACTTCTAGATGATTTTGAAGAAGTGTCGTTAGTACACGTCCCAAGACAAGAAAATTGGGTGGCCGACGAGTTGGCACAGGTTTCTTCCGGACTGAAAATGTCTCCAGAACTTATACACAGGCTAGTGTTGATTCAGAAGAGCATCCTTCAATTCAGCAAATAG